A genome region from Arachis duranensis cultivar V14167 chromosome 8, aradu.V14167.gnm2.J7QH, whole genome shotgun sequence includes the following:
- the LOC107460285 gene encoding synaptotagmin-2-like codes for MVLSKKIHMILKIFFLSRAEALEKMSFFSTIFGFFGFGIGISFGLVAGYFLFIYSESADVKDPEIQPLANQDSETLQRIIPEIPLWIKNPDFDRVDWLNRLIEYMWPYLDKAICKTAEGIVKPMIAEQIPNYKIDSVEFEVLTLGSLPPTFQGMKVYITDEKELIMEPSIKWAGNPNVTVAVKAFGLKPTIQVVDLQVFLAPRVTLKPLVPSFPCFANIFVSLMEKPHVDFGLKLVGIDLMSIPGLYRFVQELIKDQVANMYLWPKTLDVQIMDPAKAMRRAIGILVVKVVRAMKLKKKDLLGASDPYVKIKLSGDNMPAKKTTVKHKNLNPEWNEEFNLLVKDPETQTLEFEVYDWEQVGRHDFMGTNVVALKELKEEETKVVTLDLLKNMDSNDAANDKSRGQIVMELTYKAFKEEEMGKGFEETEMMMMDKAPEGTPPGGGLLVVVVHEAQDVEGKYHTNPQVRLIFRGEERKTKHVKKNRDPRWEEEFQFVVEEPPTNDKLHVEVVSTSSRNLLRQKESLGYADISLADVVTNKRINERYHLIDSKNGRLQIELMWRPSQPAT; via the exons ATGGTTCTTTCGAAGAAGATacatatgattttgaaaatattttttctttccaGAGCTGAAGCTTTAGAGAAGATGAGTTTCTTCAGTACCATTTTTGGGTTTTTCGGTTTCGGAATTGGAATTTCATTTGGCCTCGTCGCCGGCTATTTTCTCTTCATTTACTCTGAATCCGCCGATGTTAAG GATCCTGAGATCCAACCACTAGCGAATCAAGACTCAGAAACTCTCCAACGAATAATTCCTGAGATTCCActttggattaaaaatccagaCTTCGATCGG GTTGACTGGCTTAACAGGCTTATCGAATACATGTGGCCCTATCTTGACAAG GCAATATGCAAGACCGCAGAGGGCATTGTGAAACCCATGATTGCAGAGCAGATTCCCAACTATAAAATTGATTCTGTAGAGTTTGAAGTGCTCACTCTCGGCAGCCTGCCCCCTACTTTTCAAG GGATGAAAGTTTATATAACTGATGAGAAGGAGTTAATTATGGAACCAAGTATCAAATGGGCTGGAAATCCTAATGTCACCGTCGCAGTTAAGGCATTTGGCTTGAAACCAACCATTCAAGTGGTGGATTTGCAAGTTTTTCTTGCACCTCGTGTCACTTTGAAACCTTTGGTTCCAAGCTTTCCTTGTTTTGCCAACATCTTTGTGTCTCTCATGGAAAAG CCACATGTTGACTTCGGACTAAAGCTTGTAGGGATTGATCTTATGTCTATTCCTGGTCTCTACAGGTTTGTTCAG GAGCTTATCAAAGATCAGGTTGCGAATATGTATTTATGGCCCAAAACCCTCGACGTTCAAATCATGGATCCGGCAAA AGCAATGAGGAGGGCTATTGGAATTTTAGTTGTAAAAGTAGTGAGAGCAATGAAGCTAAAGAAGAAAGATCTTCTTGGTGCATCTGACCCTTATGTGAAGATAAAGCTTTCTGGGGACAATATGCCAGCGAAAAAGACAACGGTGAAGCACAAGAACTTGAACCCAGAATGGAATGAAGAATTTAATTTGCTAGTGAAGGATCCAGAAACACAGACACTAGAGTTTGAAGTGTATGACTGGGAGCAGGTCGGGAGGCATGATTTTATGGGTACGAATGTGGTGGCTCTGAAAGAGTTGAAAGAGGAAGAAACAAAGGTTGTAACACTGGATCTGCTGAAGAACATGGATTCGAATGATGCGGCAAATGACAAGTCCCGAGGTCAGATAGTTATGGAATTAACATATAAGGCTTTCAAGGAGGAAGAGATGGGGAAAGGGTTTGAAGAGAcagagatgatgatgatggataAAGCTCCAGAAGGGACTCCTCCAGGTGGAGGATTGCTTGTAGTTGTAGTCCATGAGGCACAAGACGTGGAAGGAAAGTACCACACGAATCCACAAGTACGCCTCATTTTCAGGGGAGAGGAGAGGAAAACCAAACACGTGAAGAAGAACAGAGACCCACGGTGGGAAGAGGAGTTCCAGTTTGTGGTGGAGGAGCCTCCCACTAACGACAAATTACATGTGGAGGTTGTTAGCACTTCTTCCCGTAATTTGCTTCGTCAGAAGGAGTCTCTCGGTTACGCTGACATCTCTCTTGCTGATGTTGTTACTAACAAGAGAATCAATGAGAGATATCATCTCATAGATTCCAAGAATGGTCGCCTTCAGATTGAGCTCATGTGGAGACCTTCTCAGCCCGCCACTTGA